In Arthrobacter sp. UKPF54-2, the following are encoded in one genomic region:
- a CDS encoding helicase-associated domain-containing protein: MSLIRALSKELQARSDDSLRALFSARPDLMSPAVPDFAALAARASGRVSVQRALERLNRPQMQVLETLHLCTNTDTGHSASAATLKRLINGSTVTALEPLLHSLQELALVHRAEPPHGTAPTAGRQRYYLPVGSLKDVIGIYPAGLGRSYTELVRLQPAFAQRVVQLVDELHRTGADIAPAATPMEAALSLQHWTASPEALQALLAGAPDRTAALLARFGNWAMGAVPQAQRRASVLNEGSDVGPVDWLLARGLLVPLDAAHVELPHSVGMALRGGFVIEHFALSPPVPRLGQTSAALRRNAALGAIAETLRLVGELLHSVQEQPLATLRSGGVGVREMKRLADALRIGLNEAGVLAELSALSGLLRLDVDSSAWIPAPQLEWPSLPRQEQWLWLVNAWLASERVPSLVGQPVSGVATAQPHRGTAGTTINALSAEAQRPDAPVVRKRVLEILNELTLEAVAADGEAPVLDAAAVLERADWSQPRMARRFSSLIRGVLAEAEMLGLIGSGALSQIGAAIAVEQPDAALAILGEHLPAALNHVLLQADLTAVAPGYLDPELSEKLLAMADAEGQGPATIYRFSVASIRRALDAGQDAASLLDFLREHSATAVPQPLQYLIEDTAARHARLRVGPAASFIQSEDETALLELLNSSAAAGLALVRIAPTVLVSPAAPREAAQVLRGLGLSPALEDTGSAVVRLRRSTAPTASARPVYTAPRTAPADADVDAQLAVLREGRTPHSGPEGRGSAAPGGEAATQLGLETLQKAIRLKQPVVMNVVDSLGNSSRETVVPVAVNGGRVRVFDPAKETERVLSIHRIIDVEATEELLQ; the protein is encoded by the coding sequence ATGTCCCTGATCCGCGCGCTCAGCAAGGAACTGCAGGCCCGCAGCGACGACTCGTTGCGGGCCCTGTTCTCCGCGCGGCCGGACCTGATGTCCCCCGCGGTGCCCGACTTTGCCGCCCTCGCCGCCCGGGCCAGCGGCAGGGTCAGTGTGCAGCGGGCGCTGGAACGGTTGAACCGGCCCCAGATGCAGGTGCTGGAGACACTCCACCTGTGCACCAATACGGACACCGGGCACAGCGCGTCTGCCGCGACACTCAAACGGCTGATCAACGGCTCCACCGTGACCGCCTTGGAGCCGCTGCTGCACTCCCTCCAGGAACTCGCCCTCGTGCACCGGGCCGAGCCGCCGCACGGGACAGCCCCGACGGCGGGCCGGCAACGCTACTACCTTCCGGTCGGCAGCCTCAAGGATGTGATCGGCATTTACCCCGCCGGGCTGGGCCGGAGCTACACCGAACTTGTCCGGCTGCAGCCGGCGTTCGCCCAGCGTGTGGTGCAGCTGGTGGACGAACTGCACCGGACCGGCGCGGACATTGCTCCGGCCGCCACCCCGATGGAGGCCGCGCTGTCGCTGCAGCACTGGACCGCCTCGCCCGAGGCCCTGCAAGCCCTGCTCGCCGGCGCCCCGGACCGCACGGCGGCTTTGCTCGCCCGGTTCGGCAACTGGGCCATGGGCGCTGTTCCTCAGGCGCAGAGGCGCGCTTCCGTCCTGAACGAGGGCTCCGACGTCGGGCCGGTCGACTGGCTGTTGGCCCGCGGGCTGCTGGTGCCGCTGGACGCAGCCCACGTGGAATTGCCGCACAGCGTCGGCATGGCGCTGCGCGGCGGCTTTGTGATCGAGCACTTCGCCCTCAGCCCGCCCGTGCCTCGGCTGGGGCAGACCAGTGCGGCGCTGCGCCGCAACGCCGCGCTCGGCGCCATCGCCGAGACGCTGAGGCTGGTCGGCGAACTCCTCCACAGCGTGCAGGAACAGCCGCTCGCCACCCTGCGCAGCGGCGGCGTGGGCGTGAGGGAAATGAAGCGCCTTGCCGACGCACTGCGGATCGGGCTGAACGAAGCCGGCGTGCTGGCGGAACTGTCCGCTCTCTCCGGGCTGCTCCGCCTGGACGTGGACAGCTCCGCCTGGATCCCGGCGCCGCAGCTGGAATGGCCGTCGCTTCCCCGGCAGGAGCAGTGGCTCTGGCTGGTCAACGCCTGGCTTGCCAGCGAACGCGTCCCCTCCCTGGTCGGGCAGCCGGTGAGCGGCGTCGCCACCGCCCAGCCGCACCGCGGCACGGCCGGGACCACCATCAACGCCCTCTCCGCGGAAGCGCAACGCCCGGATGCCCCGGTGGTCCGGAAACGGGTCCTGGAAATCCTGAACGAGCTCACCCTGGAGGCCGTCGCGGCCGACGGCGAGGCCCCGGTGCTCGACGCTGCCGCCGTGCTGGAACGCGCCGACTGGTCGCAGCCGCGGATGGCGCGCCGCTTCAGTTCGCTGATCCGCGGCGTCCTCGCCGAGGCCGAGATGCTGGGACTGATCGGGTCCGGAGCCCTGAGCCAGATCGGGGCGGCAATCGCCGTCGAGCAGCCCGACGCGGCCCTGGCCATCCTGGGCGAGCACCTGCCGGCAGCGCTGAACCACGTGCTGCTGCAGGCGGACCTGACCGCCGTTGCCCCCGGCTACCTGGATCCGGAACTGAGCGAGAAACTCCTGGCCATGGCCGACGCGGAGGGTCAGGGCCCGGCCACCATCTACCGTTTCTCCGTGGCCTCGATCCGGCGTGCCCTCGATGCCGGGCAGGACGCCGCTTCGCTGCTGGACTTCCTGCGCGAGCACTCCGCCACCGCGGTGCCGCAGCCGCTGCAGTACCTGATCGAGGACACCGCCGCGCGCCACGCCCGGCTCCGGGTGGGCCCGGCCGCGAGCTTCATCCAGAGCGAGGATGAGACTGCCCTCCTGGAACTGCTCAATTCCTCCGCTGCCGCCGGCCTGGCCTTGGTCCGGATTGCCCCGACCGTACTGGTCTCCCCGGCTGCGCCCCGGGAAGCCGCCCAGGTGCTGCGCGGCCTGGGCCTGTCCCCCGCACTGGAGGACACCGGTTCCGCCGTCGTCCGGCTGCGCCGCAGCACCGCGCCCACGGCCAGCGCCCGCCCGGTCTACACGGCCCCGCGCACCGCCCCCGCGGACGCCGACGTCGATGCCCAGCTCGCGGTGCTGCGCGAGGGCCGCACCCCGCACAGCGGGCCGGAGGGCAGGGGCTCCGCTGCGCCCGGGGGAGAGGCCGCGACGCAGCTGGGCCTGGAGACCCTGCAGAAGGCGATCCGGCTCAAGCAGCCGGTGGTGATGAACGTAGTGGACAGCCTGGGGAATTCCAGCCGCGAAACCGTTGTTCCGGTAGCAGTAAACGGCGGGCGGGTGCGGGTCTTTGATCCGGCCAAGGAAACGGAACGCGTCCTGTCCATCCACCGGATTATTGATGTTGAAGCCACAGAGGAACTGCTCCAGTGA
- a CDS encoding DNA repair helicase XPB, with product MNDGPLIVQSDKTILLEVDHEQATEARHAIAAFAELERAPEHVHSYRLTPLGLWNARAAGLDAEQVLDTLLKYSRFPVPHSLLIDIEETMSRYGRLRLEKDPQHGLVMRTSDYPVLEEVSRAKKIAPLLGPRIDAETVVVHSSQRGQLKQLLLKIGWPAEDFAGYVDGTPHPIMLNESGWKLRPYQLLATENFWAGGSGVVVLPCGAGKTLVGAAAMATSSTTTLILVTNTVSARQWKDELLKRTSLTEEEIGEYSGSVKEVRPVTIATYQVLTTKRGGLYPHLELVDGNDWGLIIYDEVHLLPAPIFRMTADLQARRRLGLTATLVREDGREGEVFSLIGPKRYDAPWKDIEAQGYIAPADCVEVRVDLPRDERVAYAMAEDADKYRLCATSETKTGIVERLVAEHAGEQLLVIGQYIDQLDEIGERLNAPVIKGDTSVKERQRLFDAFRAGEVQTLVVSKVANFSIDLPEASVAIQVSGSFGSRQEEAQRLGRLLRPKQDGRAARFYSLVARDTLDQDFAAKRQRFLAEQGYAYRIMDAKDVGAGGTS from the coding sequence GTGAATGACGGACCGCTGATCGTCCAGAGTGACAAGACCATCCTGCTGGAAGTGGACCACGAACAGGCTACCGAGGCGCGCCACGCGATCGCCGCCTTCGCCGAGCTGGAGCGCGCTCCGGAACATGTCCACAGCTACCGCCTGACGCCGCTGGGGCTCTGGAACGCCCGGGCGGCCGGGCTCGACGCCGAACAGGTGCTCGACACCCTGCTCAAGTACTCCCGCTTCCCGGTGCCGCATTCGCTGTTGATCGACATCGAGGAAACCATGTCCCGGTACGGCCGGCTGCGGCTGGAGAAGGACCCGCAGCACGGCCTCGTCATGCGCACCTCCGACTACCCGGTGCTCGAGGAGGTCAGCCGGGCCAAGAAGATCGCTCCGCTGCTGGGGCCGCGGATCGACGCCGAGACGGTGGTGGTGCATTCCTCCCAGCGCGGCCAGCTCAAGCAGCTACTGCTCAAGATCGGCTGGCCCGCGGAGGACTTCGCCGGCTACGTCGACGGCACGCCGCACCCCATCATGCTCAACGAATCCGGCTGGAAGCTCCGCCCCTACCAGCTGCTGGCGACGGAGAACTTCTGGGCCGGCGGCAGCGGCGTCGTCGTGCTGCCCTGCGGCGCCGGCAAGACCCTGGTGGGCGCTGCCGCGATGGCCACGAGCTCCACCACCACCCTGATCCTGGTGACCAACACGGTGTCCGCGCGGCAGTGGAAGGACGAGCTGCTCAAACGGACCTCCCTCACCGAGGAGGAGATCGGCGAATACTCCGGCTCCGTGAAGGAAGTCCGTCCCGTCACGATCGCCACCTACCAGGTGCTCACCACCAAGCGCGGCGGCCTGTACCCGCACCTCGAGCTGGTGGACGGCAACGACTGGGGCCTGATCATCTACGACGAGGTCCACCTGCTGCCCGCACCGATCTTCCGGATGACCGCTGACCTGCAGGCCCGCCGCCGCCTCGGCCTGACCGCCACCCTGGTCCGCGAGGACGGCCGCGAGGGCGAGGTCTTCAGCCTGATCGGACCCAAACGCTACGACGCCCCCTGGAAGGACATCGAGGCGCAGGGCTACATCGCGCCGGCGGACTGCGTGGAGGTCCGCGTGGATCTGCCCCGTGACGAACGGGTGGCCTACGCCATGGCCGAGGACGCGGACAAGTACCGGCTCTGCGCCACGTCCGAGACCAAGACCGGGATCGTGGAGCGGCTGGTGGCCGAGCACGCCGGCGAACAGCTCCTCGTGATCGGGCAGTACATCGACCAGCTGGACGAGATCGGCGAGCGCCTCAACGCCCCGGTGATCAAAGGCGACACCTCGGTCAAGGAACGCCAGCGGCTCTTCGACGCCTTCCGCGCCGGCGAGGTGCAGACCCTCGTGGTGTCCAAGGTCGCGAACTTCTCCATCGACCTGCCGGAGGCCTCGGTGGCGATCCAGGTCTCCGGGTCCTTCGGCTCCCGCCAGGAGGAGGCGCAGCGGCTGGGCCGGCTGCTGCGGCCCAAGCAGGACGGCCGGGCGGCTCGGTTTTATTCGCTCGTGGCGCGGGACACCCTGGACCAGGACTTCGCGGCCAAGCGCCAGCGTTTCCTCGCCGAGCAGGGCTACGCGTACCGCATTATGGACGCCAAAGACGTGGGCGCCGGCGGTACTAGCTGA
- a CDS encoding FHA domain-containing protein — MAPRFRVDADLEFSLMEPSGGKTSGTMQAAGTEVKVTLNSMDPALGQRMPSLQQLRPLAKTLAEQGLTVLVEGPQGLIASLGAVRAGRAQRLMTRSPHIRLGNLRTVAPWARRGRSKEGGMTLLPPETPLPLLPTVKRRIVRRVTTTHHTRGSGRPRLIFVQDSATWDGQVPREFNLTGERMSIGSGPSADLQLAGLEPIHAEIVHNERDEYVVVRHGEVTGSFGPADSSVLRTGARIQMGKWCLAYFREEFADHGRPFGGRSGGEFAYQKPQLDPRTGLLERDGSSGVS, encoded by the coding sequence ATGGCTCCCCGGTTCAGGGTCGACGCCGACCTGGAGTTCTCCCTGATGGAACCATCCGGCGGGAAAACTTCCGGGACGATGCAGGCGGCCGGCACTGAAGTGAAGGTGACGCTGAACAGCATGGACCCGGCACTGGGTCAACGGATGCCGTCCCTGCAGCAACTGCGCCCGCTGGCGAAAACTCTCGCCGAACAAGGCCTCACGGTGCTGGTCGAGGGGCCGCAGGGTCTCATCGCCTCCCTCGGCGCGGTCCGCGCCGGCCGGGCGCAGCGGCTGATGACCCGGTCCCCGCACATCCGGCTCGGCAACCTCCGCACCGTAGCCCCGTGGGCCCGGCGCGGAAGATCGAAGGAGGGCGGGATGACCCTGCTTCCCCCGGAAACCCCGTTGCCGTTGCTCCCCACCGTCAAGCGGCGGATCGTGCGCCGCGTCACCACTACCCACCACACCCGTGGCAGCGGCCGGCCGCGTCTGATCTTCGTCCAGGACTCGGCCACCTGGGACGGCCAAGTGCCGCGCGAGTTCAACCTGACCGGTGAACGGATGAGCATCGGCAGCGGCCCCTCCGCCGACCTGCAGCTGGCCGGGCTGGAGCCGATCCACGCGGAGATCGTCCATAACGAACGGGACGAATATGTCGTGGTCCGGCACGGGGAGGTCACCGGGAGCTTCGGGCCGGCGGACAGTTCGGTCCTGCGCACCGGGGCACGGATCCAGATGGGGAAGTGGTGCCTGGCGTATTTCCGTGAAGAATTTGCCGACCACGGCCGGCCCTTTGGCGGCCGCAGCGGCGGCGAATTCGCCTACCAGAAGCCGCAGCTGGATCCGCGAACCGGCCTGTTGGAGCGCGACGGCTCCTCCGGCGTCAGCTAG
- a CDS encoding response regulator transcription factor, with amino-acid sequence MKKNGPEAKLLVVDDEPNIRELLSTSLRFAGFEVVSAGTGRDALAAAELHAPDLAVLDVMLPDMDGFTVTRRLRASGKHFPVLFLTAKDDTEDKVTGLTVGGDDYVTKPFSLDEVVARIRAVLRRTQPLQDDDAVIRVDDLELDDDAHEVRRGGTVIELSPTEFKLLRYLMLNPNRVLSKAQILDHVWEYDFNGDASIVESYISYLRRKVDIDPEAPALIQTKRGVGYVLRTAEKR; translated from the coding sequence ATGAAAAAGAACGGTCCCGAAGCCAAGCTGCTCGTCGTCGATGACGAACCCAACATCCGCGAGCTGCTCTCCACCTCGCTGCGCTTCGCCGGCTTCGAGGTCGTCTCCGCCGGCACCGGGCGCGACGCCCTCGCCGCCGCTGAGCTTCACGCCCCGGACCTCGCCGTCCTGGACGTGATGCTGCCGGACATGGACGGGTTCACCGTCACCCGCCGGCTGCGCGCCTCCGGCAAGCATTTCCCGGTGTTGTTCCTGACCGCCAAGGACGACACCGAGGACAAGGTCACCGGCCTCACCGTCGGCGGCGACGACTACGTCACCAAACCGTTCAGCCTTGACGAGGTGGTTGCACGGATCCGCGCGGTGCTGCGCCGCACGCAGCCTCTCCAGGACGACGACGCCGTCATCCGGGTCGATGACCTGGAGCTCGACGACGACGCCCACGAGGTCCGCCGCGGCGGCACCGTGATCGAGCTGTCCCCCACCGAGTTCAAGCTGCTGCGCTACCTGATGCTCAACCCGAACCGGGTGCTCTCCAAGGCCCAGATCCTGGACCACGTCTGGGAGTACGACTTCAACGGGGATGCCTCGATTGTGGAGTCCTACATCTCCTACCTCCGGCGCAAGGTGGACATCGATCCCGAGGCGCCGGCCCTGATCCAGACCAAACGGGGCGTCGGCTACGTGCTGCGGACGGCCGAGAAGCGCTGA
- a CDS encoding HAMP domain-containing sensor histidine kinase, translated as MLHRWKAASLRSQLVAIMMALMLVALTATGAGTLALLHSYLQGQVDDKLKAAVETARQQQSFSQLQDQNPNVPTDYSLMLFSPGQPAYVFGGSKGSRPSIGSISPEEARSRGEAPFQVRGTDGRNWRVVAVNVLDGNQRAAVVVIGLPLYPVDSVMEHAALVVVGVGLLTLVLAFFIATWTVTRSFRPLARVEKTAAAIAAGDLSRRVEVENPDTEVGRLSRSLNAMLAHIESAFASRMASEARMRRFAADASHELRTPLVTIRGFSELYRHGALATPEDVATAMGRIESEAKRMGAMVEDLLLLARIDEQRPLQQKPADLLLLAHDAVVDTQASDRSRVISLRGLDGGPGAPAPVLGDEAKLRQVIGNLVGNALRYTPEGTPIELAVGVRTEADGGRRSVIEVRDHGPGVPDDEAARIFERFYRADTSRTRETGGSGLGLAIVAAIVGSHSGTVRVQPTEGGGATLVVSLPYLDEAAGAAGAAEDSQAEGTGGSQAEAAPADAAPAGPDAGRTARG; from the coding sequence TTGCTGCACCGTTGGAAGGCAGCGTCGCTGCGGTCGCAGCTGGTCGCGATCATGATGGCCCTGATGCTGGTGGCACTCACGGCCACCGGGGCCGGCACGCTGGCGCTGCTGCACAGCTACCTGCAGGGCCAGGTCGATGACAAGCTCAAGGCCGCCGTCGAGACCGCCCGCCAGCAGCAGTCCTTCAGCCAACTGCAGGACCAGAACCCGAACGTCCCCACCGACTACTCGCTGATGCTCTTCAGCCCGGGCCAGCCCGCCTACGTCTTTGGCGGCAGCAAGGGCTCGCGCCCCTCCATCGGCAGCATCAGCCCCGAGGAGGCGCGCAGCCGCGGCGAGGCGCCGTTCCAGGTCCGCGGCACCGACGGGCGCAACTGGCGGGTCGTGGCGGTCAACGTGCTGGATGGGAACCAGCGTGCGGCCGTCGTGGTGATCGGCCTGCCGCTGTACCCGGTGGATTCGGTGATGGAACACGCCGCGCTGGTGGTGGTGGGCGTCGGGCTGCTGACCCTGGTCCTGGCCTTTTTCATCGCCACCTGGACCGTCACCCGGTCCTTCCGGCCGCTGGCGCGGGTGGAAAAGACCGCCGCGGCGATCGCGGCGGGCGATCTTTCCCGGCGCGTGGAGGTCGAAAATCCTGACACGGAGGTCGGCCGGCTGAGCCGGTCCCTCAACGCCATGCTGGCGCACATCGAGTCGGCCTTCGCCTCGCGGATGGCCTCCGAGGCGAGGATGCGCCGCTTCGCCGCGGACGCCTCCCACGAACTGCGCACCCCGCTGGTCACCATCCGCGGCTTCTCCGAGCTCTACCGGCATGGCGCCCTGGCCACGCCCGAGGATGTGGCCACCGCGATGGGCCGGATCGAGAGCGAAGCCAAGCGAATGGGCGCCATGGTGGAGGACCTGCTGCTGCTGGCCCGGATCGATGAACAGCGCCCGCTGCAGCAGAAGCCCGCCGACCTGCTGCTGCTGGCCCACGACGCCGTGGTTGACACCCAGGCCAGCGACCGCAGCCGGGTGATCTCGCTCCGGGGGCTCGACGGCGGCCCGGGCGCCCCGGCCCCGGTGCTGGGCGACGAAGCGAAACTGCGCCAGGTTATCGGCAACCTCGTGGGCAATGCCCTGCGCTACACGCCGGAAGGCACCCCGATCGAACTGGCGGTAGGGGTGCGGACCGAGGCCGACGGCGGCCGCCGTTCGGTGATTGAGGTCCGCGATCACGGGCCCGGCGTGCCCGACGACGAGGCCGCGAGGATCTTCGAGCGCTTCTACCGCGCGGACACCTCGCGGACGCGGGAGACCGGCGGCAGCGGCCTGGGGCTGGCCATCGTGGCGGCCATTGTGGGATCACACTCGGGCACGGTCCGTGTCCAGCCGACCGAGGGCGGCGGTGCCACCCTCGTGGTTAGCCTCCCGTACCTGGATGAAGCGGCGGGCGCGGCCGGGGCCGCGGAAGACTCGCAGGCGGAGGGCACGGGCGGCTCCCAAGCGGAGGCTGCCCCCGCGGACGCTGCCCCGGCGGGGCCGGATGCCGGCCGCACGGCCCGCGGCTAG
- a CDS encoding WXG100 family type VII secretion target encodes MSIISVDTELLQLKSANVQATVERISADVQSMKHGLDELQASWRGAAATNFQALITEWALTQAKVEASLASINAALNSAAANYAQVELSNAQRFG; translated from the coding sequence GTGAGCATTATTTCTGTCGACACCGAACTGCTCCAGCTCAAATCCGCCAACGTCCAGGCCACGGTCGAAAGGATCAGTGCCGATGTGCAGTCCATGAAGCATGGGCTGGACGAACTGCAGGCGAGCTGGCGCGGCGCGGCGGCTACCAATTTCCAGGCGCTGATCACCGAGTGGGCGCTGACCCAGGCCAAGGTGGAGGCTTCCCTCGCCTCAATCAACGCCGCGCTCAACTCAGCGGCGGCCAACTACGCGCAGGTCGAGCTCAGCAACGCCCAGCGGTTCGGTTAG
- a CDS encoding ribonuclease HI family protein encodes MTITAAADGSALGNPGPAGWAWYVNDDCWRAGGWPHGTNNQGELMAVLDLFRATAHLAGEELHILCDSQYVINSVTKWMPGWKRKGWRKSDGKPVLNVELLKEIDQALAGRKYTFEWVRGHAGHDLNEAADDRARAAATAYQQGIAPRRGPGFVRAGDDAAQTAQQNPAAPGAGEPVPAGQAKAAAGTRPAPTAARGSAREFFGEPTLFGESGLFAEPDLFSELEAESRAAAASPEQAPEAIVEALERELLLPETRSDVGRTGVLLHPDFIEIGSSGRLWTRDEMMMALEDDPGVPAELELLSADRIGEGTVLLSYRSHTRTGTALRSSLWVLDGAQWRLRFHQGTPEA; translated from the coding sequence GTGACGATTACTGCAGCGGCCGACGGTTCGGCCCTAGGAAATCCCGGTCCGGCGGGCTGGGCCTGGTACGTAAACGATGACTGCTGGCGCGCCGGCGGCTGGCCGCATGGCACCAACAACCAGGGCGAACTGATGGCTGTCCTGGACCTCTTCCGGGCCACGGCGCATCTGGCCGGCGAGGAGCTGCACATCCTGTGCGACAGCCAGTACGTCATCAATTCGGTGACTAAGTGGATGCCGGGCTGGAAGCGCAAGGGCTGGCGGAAGTCCGACGGCAAACCCGTGCTCAACGTCGAGCTGCTCAAGGAAATCGACCAGGCGCTTGCCGGACGCAAGTACACCTTCGAGTGGGTCCGCGGCCATGCGGGCCACGACCTCAACGAGGCCGCGGACGACCGCGCGCGGGCGGCGGCCACGGCCTACCAGCAGGGAATCGCACCCCGCCGGGGCCCCGGCTTCGTCCGGGCCGGTGACGATGCCGCCCAAACCGCTCAGCAGAACCCCGCCGCGCCGGGTGCCGGGGAGCCTGTCCCCGCGGGCCAGGCCAAGGCGGCTGCAGGGACGCGCCCGGCCCCGACGGCAGCCCGGGGCAGCGCGCGGGAGTTCTTCGGTGAACCCACCCTGTTCGGTGAATCCGGCCTGTTCGCGGAGCCGGATCTCTTTAGCGAGCTGGAAGCGGAATCCCGCGCGGCCGCGGCCAGCCCGGAACAGGCCCCGGAGGCGATCGTCGAGGCGCTGGAGCGCGAGCTGCTGCTCCCCGAAACACGCTCCGATGTGGGGCGCACCGGTGTGCTGCTGCACCCGGACTTCATTGAGATCGGCAGCTCGGGCCGGCTCTGGACTCGCGACGAGATGATGATGGCCCTCGAAGACGATCCCGGCGTCCCGGCTGAGCTGGAACTCCTCTCCGCCGACCGTATCGGCGAGGGCACCGTGCTCCTGAGCTACCGCAGCCACACCCGGACGGGAACGGCGCTGCGCAGCTCCCTGTGGGTCCTCGACGGCGCCCAGTGGCGGCTCCGTTTCCACCAGGGCACTCCCGAGGCCTAG
- the groL gene encoding chaperonin GroEL (60 kDa chaperone family; promotes refolding of misfolded polypeptides especially under stressful conditions; forms two stacked rings of heptamers to form a barrel-shaped 14mer; ends can be capped by GroES; misfolded proteins enter the barrel where they are refolded when GroES binds), with protein sequence MAKIIAFDEEARRGLERGLNILADAVKVTLGPRGRNVVLEKKWGAPTITNDGVSIAKEIELDDPYEKIGAELVKEVAKKTDDVAGDGTTTATVLAQALVKEGLRNVAAGADPLSLKRGIEKAVEAVTRELLASAKEIETKEEIAATASISAGDNEIGALIAEALDKVGKEGVITVEESNTFGLELELTEGMRFDKGYISAYFVTDAERQETVLEDPYILIVNSKISNVKELVAVLEKVMQSNKPLLIIAEDIEGEALATLIVNKIRGTFKSVAVKAPGFGDRRKAQLADIAILTGGQVISEEVGLKLETAGLELLGKARKVVVTKDETTIVEGAGDADQIAGRVSQIRAEIENSDSDYDREKLQERLAKLAGGVAVIKAGAATEVELKERKHRIEDAVRNAKAAVEEGIVAGGGVALIQAGAKAFANLQLSGDEATGANIVRVAIDAPLKQIAFNAGLEPGVVVDKVRGLPAGHGLNAATGEYVDLLAAGINDPVKVTRSALQNAASIAGLFLTTEAVVADKPEKAGAAMGGGDDMGGMGGMGGF encoded by the coding sequence ATGGCCAAGATCATTGCATTTGATGAAGAGGCACGCCGCGGTCTTGAGCGGGGCCTGAACATCCTCGCCGACGCCGTCAAGGTCACCCTCGGCCCGCGTGGACGCAACGTCGTCCTCGAAAAGAAGTGGGGCGCCCCCACGATCACCAACGATGGAGTTTCCATCGCCAAGGAGATCGAACTGGACGACCCGTACGAGAAGATCGGCGCCGAGCTGGTCAAGGAAGTTGCCAAGAAGACGGACGACGTCGCCGGCGACGGTACCACCACCGCCACCGTGCTGGCCCAGGCCCTCGTCAAGGAAGGCCTGCGCAACGTCGCGGCCGGCGCTGACCCGCTGTCCCTCAAGCGCGGCATCGAGAAGGCTGTCGAGGCGGTCACCCGCGAACTCCTGGCCTCCGCCAAGGAAATCGAAACCAAGGAAGAGATCGCCGCCACCGCGTCCATCTCCGCTGGCGACAACGAAATTGGCGCCCTGATTGCCGAGGCCCTGGACAAGGTCGGCAAGGAAGGCGTCATCACCGTCGAGGAGTCGAACACCTTCGGCCTCGAGCTGGAGCTCACCGAGGGCATGCGCTTCGACAAGGGCTACATCTCCGCCTACTTCGTCACCGACGCCGAGCGCCAGGAAACGGTCCTCGAGGACCCGTACATCCTGATCGTCAACTCCAAGATCTCCAACGTCAAGGAACTGGTTGCTGTCCTCGAAAAGGTCATGCAGTCCAACAAGCCGCTGCTGATCATTGCCGAAGACATCGAGGGCGAGGCCCTGGCCACCCTGATCGTCAACAAGATCCGCGGCACCTTCAAGTCCGTTGCCGTCAAGGCTCCGGGCTTCGGTGACCGCCGCAAGGCCCAGCTGGCCGACATCGCCATCCTCACCGGTGGCCAGGTCATCTCCGAGGAAGTCGGCCTCAAGCTTGAGACCGCCGGCCTCGAACTCCTCGGCAAGGCCCGCAAGGTTGTTGTCACCAAGGACGAGACCACCATCGTCGAAGGTGCCGGCGACGCCGACCAGATCGCCGGCCGTGTGTCCCAGATCCGCGCCGAGATCGAGAACTCCGACTCCGACTACGACCGCGAGAAGCTGCAGGAGCGCCTGGCCAAGCTGGCCGGCGGCGTTGCAGTCATCAAGGCCGGTGCCGCAACCGAGGTTGAGCTCAAGGAACGCAAGCACCGCATTGAGGACGCCGTCCGCAACGCAAAGGCTGCTGTCGAAGAGGGCATCGTTGCCGGCGGTGGCGTGGCCCTGATCCAGGCCGGCGCCAAGGCGTTTGCGAACCTGCAGCTCTCCGGCGACGAGGCAACGGGCGCGAACATCGTCCGCGTTGCCATCGACGCCCCGCTGAAGCAGATCGCCTTCAACGCCGGCCTCGAGCCCGGCGTCGTGGTGGACAAGGTCCGCGGCCTGCCCGCAGGCCACGGCCTGAACGCCGCGACCGGCGAGTACGTCGACCTGCTGGCTGCCGGCATCAACGACCCGGTCAAGGTCACCCGCTCTGCCCTGCAGAACGCGGCGTCCATCGCCGGCCTGTTCCTCACCACCGAGGCCGTTGTGGCCGACAAGCCCGAGAAGGCCGGTGCCGCGATGGGCGGCGGCGACGACATGGGCGGCATGGGCGGTATGGGCGGTTTCTAA